In a genomic window of Gammaproteobacteria bacterium:
- the fis gene encoding DNA-binding transcriptional regulator Fis yields the protein MKTAENLAVVHEKHATEIIKPLRQLVRQALDNYFAHLDAALPPTQLYDLVLEEVEPPLLEATLKYTRGNQCKAAILLGISRSTLRKKLKHYDLD from the coding sequence ATGAAAACTGCCGAAAACTTAGCCGTTGTGCACGAGAAACACGCAACCGAAATCATCAAGCCACTGCGCCAATTAGTCCGCCAAGCGCTGGATAATTATTTTGCACACCTGGATGCAGCGCTGCCACCGACTCAGCTCTATGATTTAGTACTGGAAGAAGTAGAACCCCCTTTACTCGAAGCCACCTTAAAATATACCCGCGGCAATCAATGCAAAGCCGCCATCCTTCTGGGTATCAGCAGAAGCACGCTACGCAAAAAGCTAAAACACTATGATCTCGACTAA
- the purH gene encoding bifunctional phosphoribosylaminoimidazolecarboxamide formyltransferase/IMP cyclohydrolase, protein MISTKNDRPDLTAFSATDEPIIKRALLSVSNKTGLIEFAQALKAKHIQILSTGGTARLLRDAGIAIEEVADYTGFPEIMDGRVKTLHPKIHGGLLARRNVDESVIQQHGIDRIDLVVVNLYPFAETVKNPDCNLARAVENIDIGGPAMLRAAAKNYPCVMTLVDPEDYAAVLSEIEHCKGATTLASRFRQAQKVFAHTAQYDAQIANYLNAIHLDNTKDDFPQIYTVQFQKKQDLRYGENPHQKAAFYVEASNNEASIATSKQHQGKELSFNNIADTNAALECVKVLNGTPACVIVKHANPCGAALADSQLHAYQRAFATDPTSAFGGIIAFNQPLMAETARAIIDNQFVELIIAPEVETEALTILAHKPNVRVLSTGQWQSPNPALDYERVSGGMLIQDRDTMTLSPNNLKIVTLRQPTIQEFTDLLFAWEIVKCVKSNAIVYARDRATVGIGAGQMSRVFSAILAGLKANDAGLEVAGAVMASDAFFPFRDGIDAAAAAGITAIIQPGGSVRDAETIQAADEAGIAMLFTGLRHFRH, encoded by the coding sequence ATGATCTCGACTAAAAATGACCGACCTGACCTGACCGCTTTTTCTGCAACCGATGAGCCCATCATCAAACGTGCTTTGCTGAGTGTTTCCAACAAAACCGGTTTGATTGAGTTTGCTCAAGCACTCAAAGCCAAACATATACAGATTCTTTCCACCGGCGGCACTGCGCGTTTACTTCGAGATGCCGGCATAGCGATTGAAGAAGTCGCAGATTACACTGGCTTTCCAGAAATCATGGATGGCCGAGTGAAAACCCTGCACCCAAAAATTCACGGTGGATTATTAGCACGCCGTAATGTGGACGAATCCGTGATTCAACAACATGGCATAGACCGTATCGACTTGGTGGTAGTCAACTTATATCCCTTTGCAGAAACCGTGAAAAATCCAGACTGCAACCTGGCAAGGGCAGTTGAAAACATAGATATTGGCGGTCCTGCCATGCTGCGGGCAGCTGCTAAAAACTACCCTTGTGTCATGACCCTGGTCGATCCTGAAGATTATGCCGCTGTACTTAGTGAAATTGAACACTGTAAAGGCGCTACCACACTGGCTTCTCGCTTCCGCCAAGCACAAAAAGTCTTTGCGCACACCGCACAATACGACGCTCAAATTGCTAATTATCTCAACGCCATACATCTAGACAATACCAAAGACGATTTCCCGCAAATTTACACCGTGCAATTTCAAAAAAAACAAGACCTACGCTATGGGGAAAATCCCCACCAAAAAGCCGCATTTTATGTAGAAGCATCCAATAATGAAGCCAGCATTGCTACATCTAAACAACATCAAGGCAAAGAATTATCATTTAACAATATTGCTGACACCAATGCCGCACTCGAATGTGTGAAAGTGCTAAATGGCACCCCAGCCTGCGTGATTGTAAAACACGCCAATCCTTGTGGTGCGGCTTTAGCTGACTCGCAGCTACACGCCTATCAACGCGCCTTTGCCACTGATCCAACTTCGGCATTTGGTGGAATTATTGCTTTCAATCAACCCTTAATGGCTGAAACTGCCAGAGCTATTATTGATAATCAGTTTGTGGAATTGATTATCGCACCTGAAGTTGAAACTGAAGCACTGACCATTCTGGCACATAAACCGAATGTCAGGGTATTATCCACAGGTCAATGGCAAAGTCCCAATCCTGCTTTAGACTATGAACGAGTCTCTGGCGGCATGCTGATACAAGACCGTGATACTATGACGCTATCTCCTAATAATTTAAAAATTGTGACGCTGCGTCAGCCAACGATTCAGGAATTTACCGATCTGTTATTTGCCTGGGAAATTGTGAAATGTGTAAAATCCAATGCCATTGTTTATGCGCGAGATCGAGCCACAGTCGGCATAGGCGCAGGCCAAATGAGCAGGGTGTTCAGTGCAATCCTTGCCGGTTTGAAAGCTAACGACGCCGGCCTTGAGGTGGCCGGAGCGGTCATGGCTTCGGATGCATTTTTCCCCTTCCGTGATGGCATTGATGCAGCAGCTGCCGCAGGGATTACTGCCATTATTCAACCAGGTGGCTCAGTACGTGATGCAGAGACGATACAAGCGGCAGATGAAGCGGGCATTGCGATGTTATTTACTGGGCTTAGGCATTTTCGGCATTAA
- the accB gene encoding acetyl-CoA carboxylase biotin carboxyl carrier protein codes for MDIRKVKKLIELLQETGIGEIEIHEGEESVRISRYGATPPTAAVNYLAPAAPAPSVAPASLQTPTAETKEVPASKAIEGHTVKSPMVGTVYLSSAPGEKPFVEVGQYVNIGDTICVIEAMKMFNQIEADKAGIVSARLIENGTPVEYDQPLFIIE; via the coding sequence ATGGATATACGTAAAGTTAAAAAACTTATTGAGTTACTGCAAGAAACCGGCATAGGTGAAATCGAAATTCACGAAGGCGAAGAATCTGTTCGCATCAGCCGTTATGGCGCAACTCCCCCAACTGCAGCGGTGAACTATCTAGCGCCCGCAGCCCCTGCCCCATCGGTAGCCCCTGCCTCACTGCAAACTCCTACAGCAGAAACGAAAGAAGTCCCTGCTTCCAAAGCCATAGAAGGCCACACAGTTAAATCGCCTATGGTCGGCACTGTCTACCTGTCTTCTGCCCCGGGTGAAAAACCTTTTGTCGAAGTAGGACAATACGTCAATATCGGCGATACCATCTGCGTGATTGAGGCCATGAAAATGTTCAATCAAATTGAAGCCGATAAAGCCGGCATAGTCAGCGCCCGCCTGATTGAAAACGGCACGCCGGTTGAATATGACCAACCTCTGTTCATCATTGAGTAA
- the prmA gene encoding 50S ribosomal protein L11 methyltransferase produces the protein MPWQKLTLYLPSHLIEPVDDLLNETGALSVTLESAQEEELFEPPLGTTPLWQQTCIKSLFTPDVDISQVLIQVSQAIAPYQLAHHSLETLPDQDWQKVCTDSFQAICFADKLWVYPSWSEPPATDKPSMILDPGLAFGTGSHPTTALCLKWLAQHIQPGQQVIDYGCGSGILAIAALKLGASQVWAVDNDPQAIEATLENAHRNGINLTQLHTLLATTTPPTIAKGCADVLIANILANPLISLAAFLENKVKSGGHIVLSGILSNQAEAVKQAYAPWFKFSPPEIEEDWVRLCAVKIWLTD, from the coding sequence ATGCCTTGGCAAAAACTCACCTTATACCTACCATCCCACTTAATTGAGCCCGTCGACGACCTACTCAATGAAACCGGCGCCTTATCAGTTACTCTCGAATCCGCCCAAGAAGAAGAGCTCTTTGAACCACCATTAGGCACCACACCACTATGGCAACAAACTTGCATCAAGAGCTTGTTTACACCCGATGTCGACATATCCCAAGTGCTAATTCAAGTCAGCCAAGCTATCGCACCCTATCAACTCGCCCATCACTCCCTAGAAACCTTACCCGATCAAGATTGGCAAAAAGTCTGCACCGATTCCTTTCAAGCCATATGCTTTGCCGATAAATTGTGGGTCTATCCCAGTTGGAGCGAACCACCTGCTACCGATAAACCCAGCATGATACTCGACCCCGGACTCGCCTTTGGCACTGGCAGCCATCCCACTACTGCTTTATGTTTAAAATGGCTAGCGCAGCACATTCAACCCGGCCAGCAGGTGATTGATTACGGCTGCGGTTCAGGCATTCTAGCCATTGCTGCGCTTAAACTCGGTGCGTCACAAGTATGGGCTGTGGACAATGATCCCCAAGCAATAGAAGCCACACTGGAAAATGCCCATCGCAACGGCATCAACCTCACACAATTACATACACTGCTAGCCACAACCACTCCGCCAACTATCGCTAAAGGTTGCGCAGATGTGCTCATCGCCAATATCCTCGCCAATCCTCTCATCAGTTTGGCAGCTTTCTTAGAAAATAAAGTAAAATCTGGCGGCCATATTGTGCTATCAGGCATTTTATCCAATCAAGCAGAAGCGGTTAAACAAGCTTATGCGCCCTGGTTTAAATTTTCACCGCCAGAAATTGAGGAAGATTGGGTTAGATTATGTGCTGTGAAGATCTGGTTGACGGATTAA
- a CDS encoding NAD-dependent succinate-semialdehyde dehydrogenase produces MDIQTINPATGQLLQSYPTLSQSEVTTSIQQGHEAFLQWRELPITQRSELMLRAADLLVTDNEHYATLISTEMGKPITYARSEVSKCAKVCHYFATSAAEFIKPRHITTELDSSYITYQPLGVIFAIMPWNFPFWQVFRFAAPNLMAGNAALLKHAPIVTGCGLAIETLFRQAGFPKYLFQTLIINEDQASQVIADPLVAGVTLTGSERAGKSVASQAGTHIKKAVLELGGSDPYIILEDADLNNAALQCVKSRLANSGQVCIAAKRFIAVKSIKTQFQNRVMIELNRYQMGNPLDEQVDLGPLAREDLRLTVHQQVQQSVAQGAVLLQGGELPEDTPGFYYPVTVLDQVKKGMPAYDEEIFGPVITLIEAEDEGDAIRIANDNRYGLAAAVFTKDIARGEKIAREQLTAGTCYVNQMVNSDPRLPFGGVKASGFGRELAEIGMHEFMNIKTVGVSDEGVKS; encoded by the coding sequence ATGGATATCCAAACTATCAATCCCGCTACCGGCCAGCTACTCCAATCCTACCCAACCCTGTCCCAAAGCGAAGTCACAACTAGCATACAGCAGGGTCATGAAGCCTTTTTGCAATGGCGAGAACTACCCATCACCCAACGTAGCGAACTCATGCTGCGTGCAGCTGACCTATTGGTAACCGACAATGAACACTATGCCACCCTAATCAGCACTGAAATGGGCAAGCCCATTACTTACGCACGCAGTGAAGTTAGCAAATGCGCCAAAGTTTGCCATTATTTTGCCACTTCCGCCGCAGAATTTATTAAACCCCGCCACATCACCACTGAATTAGATAGTAGCTACATCACCTATCAACCCCTAGGCGTTATATTCGCCATCATGCCGTGGAACTTCCCATTCTGGCAAGTATTCCGCTTCGCTGCGCCCAACTTAATGGCAGGTAATGCCGCACTTTTAAAACATGCACCCATTGTCACTGGCTGCGGTTTAGCCATTGAAACTTTATTTCGTCAAGCCGGCTTTCCCAAATATCTCTTCCAAACGCTTATCATCAATGAAGATCAAGCCAGCCAAGTGATCGCCGATCCTCTCGTCGCAGGCGTTACCCTAACTGGCAGCGAACGTGCCGGCAAGTCAGTCGCCAGTCAAGCCGGCACCCATATCAAAAAAGCGGTACTCGAGCTAGGCGGCAGTGATCCTTATATTATTTTAGAAGATGCTGACCTGAACAATGCCGCACTGCAATGTGTCAAATCACGACTTGCCAATAGCGGCCAAGTCTGCATAGCCGCCAAAAGATTCATTGCCGTTAAATCCATCAAAACGCAATTCCAAAACCGCGTGATGATAGAGTTAAACCGTTATCAAATGGGTAACCCGCTGGATGAACAGGTCGACTTAGGCCCACTGGCGCGCGAAGATCTGCGTCTGACTGTCCATCAACAAGTACAACAATCAGTTGCACAAGGTGCAGTGTTATTGCAAGGTGGAGAACTACCTGAAGATACGCCTGGCTTTTATTACCCCGTGACCGTATTAGATCAAGTAAAAAAAGGCATGCCCGCCTATGATGAAGAAATATTTGGACCGGTGATTACTTTGATAGAGGCCGAAGATGAGGGTGATGCCATCCGCATCGCCAATGATAACCGCTATGGTCTGGCTGCAGCAGTATTTACAAAGGATATTGCCCGCGGTGAAAAAATTGCGAGAGAACAATTAACCGCCGGCACCTGCTATGTGAACCAAATGGTTAATTCTGATCCACGCCTGCCATTTGGTGGCGTCAAAGCTTCAGGTTTTGGGCGGGAACTAGCAGAAATTGGTATGCATGAGTTTATGAATATAAAGACGGTTGGCGTTAGCGATGAAGGGGTCAAAAGCTAA
- a CDS encoding ankyrin repeat domain-containing protein, which yields MRDSVVGSSNELQNNYGSYFNKKIKSDEVFFKKIESLIKKNQYNVAFCLAAGRGEIATMEQLIKLGATPNARFQGMSALHYAAKYGRVESIAYLVKRCEVDANSQSEIDEVPKPLWLAVRYRHFDAVKALSDKTDLKGLFGDRTVIHEAIHYAPDEILRWLLSKDPSGVNMPLQDKKGSASPLQLLLSRAHKGSAISVHSLVSSGAHWDIKGTVNFPRPLQIAMMRDDIESVRVLLKAKASLESELKKNPGLVNELIRLGCTKVIKMLLENKLINPNPSDTTTSPLYLATYYNHPKLIELFVGAGAIVTPEIAKLAAGKDEAVISALTIKKDSKHPSRPNPQVDPSHFPSFYASSTEDKKSIQQEPKDVIEIEDYQHLDWIMHSNN from the coding sequence ATGCGCGATTCGGTCGTAGGTTCGTCTAATGAATTACAAAATAATTATGGTTCTTATTTTAATAAAAAAATTAAGTCTGATGAGGTGTTCTTTAAAAAGATAGAGAGTTTAATAAAGAAAAATCAATATAATGTTGCATTTTGTCTAGCCGCTGGTCGAGGCGAAATTGCAACAATGGAACAGTTAATAAAATTAGGTGCGACCCCCAATGCCCGTTTTCAAGGCATGTCTGCGCTCCACTATGCGGCAAAATATGGTCGAGTTGAATCTATAGCCTATTTGGTGAAAAGGTGTGAGGTGGATGCAAATTCCCAAAGCGAAATTGACGAGGTACCTAAACCTTTATGGCTGGCGGTAAGATACCGGCATTTTGATGCTGTTAAAGCACTTTCTGACAAAACTGACCTTAAGGGTCTGTTTGGGGACAGGACGGTTATTCATGAAGCCATCCACTATGCACCAGATGAAATTTTAAGATGGCTATTGAGTAAAGATCCTTCAGGCGTGAACATGCCGCTACAAGATAAAAAAGGGTCTGCTTCACCACTACAGCTGCTTTTATCAAGAGCACATAAGGGTTCTGCTATTTCAGTGCATTCGTTAGTTAGTTCTGGTGCTCACTGGGATATCAAAGGAACAGTTAATTTTCCCCGACCATTACAAATCGCTATGATGCGAGATGATATAGAATCTGTGAGAGTTCTACTAAAAGCCAAGGCTTCGTTAGAGTCTGAGCTTAAAAAAAATCCAGGCTTGGTCAATGAGCTTATCAGGTTAGGTTGCACAAAAGTTATAAAAATGCTCCTTGAAAACAAACTTATAAATCCTAATCCGTCTGACACCACTACCTCACCTTTGTATTTGGCAACTTACTACAACCACCCTAAGCTTATTGAGCTATTTGTTGGGGCTGGGGCGATTGTCACTCCAGAGATAGCCAAGCTGGCTGCGGGAAAAGATGAAGCCGTTATTTCAGCCTTAACAATTAAAAAAGATAGCAAGCATCCATCTAGACCAAACCCACAGGTAGATCCAAGCCATTTCCCTTCTTTTTATGCTTCTTCTACTGAGGATAAAAAATCGATTCAGCAGGAACCTAAGGACGTAATAGAAATTGAAGACTATCAACATTTAGACTGGATTATGCACTCAAATAATTAG
- the purD gene encoding phosphoribosylamine--glycine ligase: MNILIIGNGGREHALAWKVRQSPEATRVFVAPGNAGTALEPGIENIPINATDIPKLIDFAKKQHIDLTIVGPEAPLAAGIADEFQQQQLPCFAPSQAAARLESSKAYSKDFMARYHIPTAHYATFTDLSAAITYIKQQSFPLVIKADGLAAGKGVVIAQSESQAQAFVQEMLSGQTLGNAGQQIVIEEFIQGEEASFIVMADGTYALPLVTSQDHKTRDDGDTGPNTGGMGAYSPAPVITSSLHAKIMETVIYPTLRGLAAQGTPYTGFLYAGLMITPQNAIKVLEFNCRLGDPETQVILMRLQSDLVSVCLAALHGQLNTVKLLWDQRPALGVVLAAKGYPDRYAQGDVIQHLSEAVAADCKVFHAGTVLDNEQVKTAGGRVLCATALGDSIKDAQFKAYALAKQVSWENAYYRRDIGYRAIMRE, encoded by the coding sequence ATGAACATCCTCATCATCGGCAACGGCGGCAGAGAACATGCCCTAGCCTGGAAAGTCCGACAATCGCCAGAAGCTACTCGGGTTTTTGTCGCCCCCGGAAACGCAGGCACTGCACTGGAACCTGGCATTGAAAATATACCCATCAATGCCACCGATATCCCGAAGTTGATCGATTTTGCCAAAAAACAGCACATAGACTTAACGATTGTCGGTCCTGAAGCACCCTTAGCTGCCGGCATTGCGGATGAATTCCAACAACAGCAATTACCCTGCTTTGCACCCAGCCAAGCTGCTGCACGCTTAGAATCTTCCAAAGCCTACAGCAAAGATTTTATGGCGCGCTACCACATTCCAACTGCCCATTATGCAACCTTTACGGATTTATCTGCTGCCATAACCTATATTAAACAACAATCTTTCCCGCTTGTTATTAAAGCCGATGGCTTAGCTGCCGGCAAAGGTGTAGTCATCGCCCAAAGTGAATCTCAAGCTCAAGCCTTTGTTCAAGAAATGCTGAGCGGTCAAACCTTAGGCAATGCCGGACAGCAAATCGTCATTGAAGAATTTATCCAAGGCGAAGAAGCCAGTTTCATTGTCATGGCGGATGGCACCTATGCATTGCCTTTAGTCACCTCACAAGATCACAAGACCCGCGATGACGGCGATACCGGACCGAACACCGGCGGCATGGGAGCTTATAGCCCAGCCCCTGTTATCACATCAAGCTTACACGCAAAAATAATGGAAACGGTCATTTATCCAACCTTACGGGGTCTGGCGGCACAAGGCACGCCTTATACTGGCTTTTTGTACGCCGGCTTAATGATTACTCCACAAAATGCAATTAAAGTACTGGAATTTAATTGCCGTTTAGGCGATCCTGAAACCCAAGTGATTTTAATGCGCCTGCAATCAGATTTAGTTTCCGTCTGTCTTGCCGCACTGCATGGTCAATTGAATACTGTTAAACTGCTCTGGGATCAGCGACCGGCACTTGGTGTGGTGTTGGCAGCCAAAGGCTATCCTGATCGTTATGCACAAGGCGATGTTATTCAGCATTTGTCTGAAGCAGTTGCAGCGGATTGCAAAGTGTTTCATGCGGGAACAGTATTAGATAACGAACAAGTTAAAACAGCTGGAGGACGGGTGCTTTGCGCCACTGCCCTTGGCGATTCGATTAAAGATGCACAGTTTAAGGCTTACGCATTGGCGAAGCAGGTTTCCTGGGAAAATGCTTATTACCGCAGGGACATTGGCTATCGTGCTATTATGCGTGAGTGA
- the accC gene encoding acetyl-CoA carboxylase biotin carboxylase subunit, giving the protein MLKKVLIANRGEIALRILRACKELGIKTVAIYSTADENLMHVRLADEAVCIGPANSADSYLNIPAVISAAEITYADAIHPGYGFLAENADFAERAETSGFVFIGPTSDTIQLMGNKVSAINAMQKAGIPCVPGSDGALGNDSEENLRIADKIGYPVIIKAAGGGGGRGMRVVHNQELLLNSIAMTRTEAEAAFGDSRVYMEKFLENPRHIEIQVLGDGRGHAIYLGERDCSMQRRHQKVLEEAPAPGITAKEREFIGGCCVKACESIKYRGAGTFEFLYEHGEFYFIEMNTRIQVEHPVTEMVTGIDIVKEQLRIASGQHLSYKQHDVKIHGHAIECRINAEDPKSFIPSPGTISLFHAPGGSGIRVESHIYTGYRVPPYYDSMIGKIISHGETREIAIARMQNALEEIIIEGIKTNIPLQQDILHDPNFAAGGTNIHYLEKKLGLKSV; this is encoded by the coding sequence ATGTTAAAAAAAGTCCTCATCGCTAACCGCGGTGAAATCGCTTTGCGCATTTTACGCGCTTGCAAAGAACTCGGCATAAAAACTGTAGCGATTTATTCCACGGCTGACGAAAATCTCATGCATGTCCGACTCGCTGATGAAGCCGTCTGCATCGGTCCCGCTAACTCCGCCGACAGTTATCTCAATATTCCCGCAGTTATCAGTGCTGCTGAAATCACCTACGCCGATGCCATCCATCCAGGTTATGGTTTCCTAGCAGAAAACGCTGATTTTGCTGAACGCGCAGAAACCAGCGGCTTTGTTTTTATCGGTCCAACCTCCGACACCATTCAACTGATGGGCAATAAAGTTTCAGCTATCAACGCCATGCAAAAAGCTGGTATACCTTGCGTTCCCGGATCAGATGGCGCCTTAGGCAATGATAGCGAAGAAAATCTCCGCATCGCTGATAAAATCGGCTATCCCGTCATCATTAAAGCTGCTGGCGGTGGCGGTGGACGTGGTATGCGCGTGGTGCATAATCAAGAATTATTGCTTAATTCTATTGCCATGACCCGCACCGAAGCCGAAGCCGCCTTTGGCGACTCACGCGTTTATATGGAAAAGTTTTTAGAAAATCCCCGTCATATCGAAATTCAAGTACTAGGCGACGGTCGCGGACATGCCATTTACCTAGGGGAGCGCGATTGCTCTATGCAACGCCGACATCAAAAAGTATTGGAAGAAGCACCCGCCCCCGGCATCACCGCCAAAGAACGGGAATTTATTGGCGGATGCTGCGTAAAAGCCTGTGAAAGCATTAAATATCGCGGCGCCGGTACATTTGAATTTCTCTATGAACACGGCGAGTTCTACTTTATTGAGATGAATACACGTATCCAAGTAGAACACCCGGTGACGGAAATGGTGACCGGTATCGACATCGTCAAAGAACAACTGCGTATCGCTAGCGGCCAACATTTAAGTTATAAACAGCATGATGTAAAAATCCATGGCCATGCCATTGAATGTCGCATTAATGCGGAAGATCCTAAATCTTTTATTCCCTCGCCAGGAACAATCTCACTCTTTCACGCGCCTGGCGGTTCAGGCATTCGTGTTGAGTCGCATATTTATACCGGCTATCGCGTGCCGCCTTATTATGATTCCATGATCGGCAAAATTATCAGCCACGGCGAAACGCGCGAAATTGCTATTGCGCGTATGCAGAATGCATTGGAAGAAATTATTATTGAAGGGATTAAAACCAATATTCCTCTGCAGCAGGATATTTTACATGATCCAAATTTTGCAGCTGGGGGAACAAATATTCATTACTTGGAAAAGAAGCTGGGGCTGAAGAGCGTTTGA